In the Arachis ipaensis cultivar K30076 chromosome B10, Araip1.1, whole genome shotgun sequence genome, one interval contains:
- the LOC107620828 gene encoding mucin-2: protein MPDGYTHSYRHPLLTAFTQLVHTHYCSFFFPRVRTHLTHLQFTPLCWERPHSWCVRILLPLPFCCLFLFPEPTKPFPFRILLTSTTLIFSPPADTHPSPLPLLLLLCFSLLLKHNAASASSSAPPSRVEPPLAPVPPSKLFPSLYLSRRTTETKPRTTAPPATLIASAAALFPPRSLPSVRTLAPPTTTANHHSLHHHLRPNPQPTIPPQRRCTSPSHSPPSFFSHCRQCPIISAPNQPPTTSPPVLPCSVRDPYHLTSTLNHPLVSVSPFHCLRERVQDISPVSISLDPRVASCASTTTRPTNSAAAPHTSSACLPLPCSVPSFQ from the exons atgccTGATGGGTACACACACTCTTATAGACACCCTCTACTCACAGCGTTCACACAGCTTGTGCATACGCACTATTGCTCATTTTTCTTTCCGCGCGTGCGTACGCACCTTACGCACCTCCAATTCACGCCCCTCTGCTGGGAGCGCCCTCACAGTTGGTGTGTCCGCATCCTACTACCTCTCCCCTTCTGTTGTCTTTTCCTCTTCCCTGAGCCAACGAAGCCCTTCCCTTTTCGTATTCTCTTAACCTCCACCACCCTCATCTTCTCACCGCCGGCGGACACCCATCCCTCTCcccttcctcttctccttcttctttgcttTTCGCTTCTTCTCAAACACAACGcagcttctgcttcttcttctgcgcCACCCTCCCGCGTCGAACCACCGCTCGCGCCAGTGCCGCCCTCGAAGCTCTTCCCCTCTCTCTATCTCAGTCGCAGAACCACCGAAACCAAGCCCAGGACCACAGCGCCGCCAGCAACCCTCATCGCCTCTGCCGCTGCCCTGTTTCCACCGCGCTCCCTTCCCTCTGTCCGAACCCTAGCTCCGCCAACCACCACCGCGAACCACCATAGCCTCCACCATCACCTTCGCCCTAACCCACAACCCACCATACCACCACAACGCCGTTGCACATCCCCATCGCACAgccctccttctttcttttccCATTGCCGCCAGTGCCCTATCATCTCAGCGCCGAACCAGCCTCCAACCACATCGCCACCGGTTCTCCCTTGCTCTGTGCGAGACCCATACCACCTAACCTCCACTCTCAACCACCCCCTTGTCTCTGTTTCCCCCTTCCACTGCCTGCGAGAGCGCGTACAGGACATATCCCCTGTTTCCATTTCACTGGACCCCAGGGTAGCCAGCTGCGCCAGCACCACCACCAGGCCGACCAATTCTGCTGCTGCCCCACACACTTCCAGTGCCTGCCTTCCCCTCCCCTGTTCCGTTCCTTCCTTCCAG TAG